The genomic interval TAATGATATCTTTAAAGTTACGTTTGACCCAAAATAATCCCGAATAAAGTTCTTCGCTGCATTgctaatatgaaaaatatcagaCCAATTGCCATGTGTAATATAAAATCATGCCCACTCTGTTCATTATCCGAGTTTGTGGAGCAAGTCCAACATCTCTCGGGCATTCTATCAAGCATCTTTGCGGTCTCAATTTGTGGAGCCCAATCAAGATCatgtttaaatttagagattagttgagatgattttagatgaattaaataatatattattattaatttaggatttgaaaaaattaaattatttattatattttatgtaaaaatttgataaaattataataatgagataaaataaattgagataagtttcCAATACAAACTGAGGCTTAAGCTCCTTGAGTAATAATTTGCggatttttcctttttgtattttcaCAGAAATATTGGAACGGGTTGGGCTTTAGGCGAAGTGATATAGTCTTAGATTGAAAGCTCAGATTTGGCCCAAGAAGAGAAAGGGCAACATTGAAAACACATGACTGGGCCTATCTAGAAGACAGAGCCCACATCGTCCACTTTCACTCGTCTCCTTCCTGCTTTCCCCTGTGGATAAAGGGCGAGCAAAATAGAGAGAGCTGAGGTTTCTGAAGAGACAGACAGAGAGATGGCAACTCTATCATTCGCTTGTTTGGCCCTCccttcaaaaatgaaaaattctctTTCAATTAGTggcccttcttcttcttcttcgtcaaATCAGTCGAGTTTGACTGGTTCATTCAGGTCACTCAGTTTCTCCACAAACCTCTCGCACAATGTCTTCTCTAAAGGTACTTGTAGGGTCAATTTTCTGTTTGTTTACTGAgagaaataataagaaattagcAAGGACAGAAAAAAGGCTGGGATTTTTAACTTTCGTGTCGTTACTTtcaaaaattgaagaagaaaaaaagaacccCAGCTGAACCGAGCATATTGAAGCAATTTTTTCTGTTTATATTCCCGATTCTTGTCTCTCTGGAGTTCGAACCCATTGTAATTCCTTGTTCATGCCTTTTCTCAAAGCACTAACTTGTTGGAATTGAAATTTTAGAGGATCTTGAATTCTGGGTTCTGTGAACTTCAGGGTATCTGTCTATGAGCATGACACAAATGCCAACACGCCGTTTTGTTGTGTGCGAGGCGGCTCCGAAGAAAAAAGCGGATTCGGCTGCTAAGAGGGCTCGCCAAGCTGAGAAAAGGCGCATCTACCACAAATCTCGGAAATCTGAAATCAGGACCCGGATGAAGAAggtataaattattaaaatttgtttataaattgGTAGGATTGTGGCTGGACTCTTCTGGAGGTccattttttcattgtttttttgttgaatGCTATCCAGATGTTTTAGGGTGTGAAACTTTGTGAGGAAGATTAAATTTGGTTCCCTTTTTGTTCTAAGATTTTCCAGTTTTCTGGTTGTAGGATTGATTGTTGTTGTCTTTCAGTAAAGGTTGTGGTTATCATGtgtgataaaaatgatatattttatta from Juglans regia cultivar Chandler chromosome 2, Walnut 2.0, whole genome shotgun sequence carries:
- the LOC109012899 gene encoding 30S ribosomal protein S20, chloroplastic, yielding MATLSFACLALPSKMKNSLSISGPSSSSSSNQSSLTGSFRSLSFSTNLSHNVFSKGYLSMSMTQMPTRRFVVCEAAPKKKADSAAKRARQAEKRRIYHKSRKSEIRTRMKKVLEALDVLKKKPEAQAEEVLPIENLIAEAYSVIDKGVKVGTLHRNTGARRKSRLARRKKAVEIHHGWYTPSPAVNAS